The Paenibacillus sp. MBLB1832 genome has a window encoding:
- a CDS encoding EAL domain-containing protein — MQVKNIKIPPRHEIRPYYQPIISLQSQEIIGYESLGRWIRDGGVESLGPFFQDPDISEDMQLMIDRHLREQAIERVAESPYPSKLFINLKPSWIYRTYKRTGVLPTIELAKKYQIDPSQIVIEITEEEFKGQLQELTWIIELYREFGCTIAIDDVGSGFSNLDRIASLQPKILKIDLNILKKSIVHDGYRALLQSFSILSSQMGASLLVEGVETKRELHTALHAGARYVQGFLFSQAEVDLQQPDAYKGMLAEELQRFGQGQFERYSQLLTVHEGLSTLIHSSAGISNADEADAVLEQMIHNVSDNCIRMYICQGDGYQTSSNYTRNEEGWSKNESYRQANWAWRPYFISNILMMNVQKQGTLSQVYTDLDTSYQIQTFSCALGEGYYLFLDLMI, encoded by the coding sequence GTGCAGGTGAAGAACATCAAGATTCCGCCACGTCATGAAATACGTCCATATTATCAGCCTATTATCTCCTTGCAGAGCCAAGAAATTATCGGTTATGAATCACTGGGCAGATGGATTCGTGATGGGGGTGTGGAGAGCCTAGGGCCTTTCTTCCAAGACCCTGATATATCGGAAGACATGCAGCTCATGATCGATCGTCATTTAAGAGAACAAGCGATTGAACGAGTTGCGGAGTCTCCTTATCCCAGTAAGCTATTCATTAATCTAAAACCTTCCTGGATTTACCGTACCTATAAACGAACGGGTGTCCTGCCAACCATCGAACTGGCCAAGAAATATCAGATAGATCCCTCACAGATTGTGATCGAAATTACAGAAGAAGAGTTCAAGGGTCAGCTGCAAGAGCTCACCTGGATTATTGAATTGTATCGGGAATTCGGGTGCACCATTGCTATTGATGATGTGGGAAGCGGGTTCAGTAACTTGGATCGTATTGCTAGCTTGCAGCCGAAAATATTAAAGATCGACTTGAACATTTTGAAGAAAAGCATTGTTCATGATGGATATCGAGCCTTGCTGCAGTCGTTTTCCATTCTATCCTCGCAAATGGGTGCCTCCCTGCTAGTCGAAGGTGTGGAAACTAAGCGTGAGCTGCATACCGCTCTGCATGCGGGGGCCAGGTACGTGCAAGGCTTTCTTTTCTCCCAAGCAGAAGTGGACCTGCAGCAACCAGATGCTTACAAGGGGATGCTCGCAGAAGAGCTGCAACGCTTTGGCCAAGGCCAGTTCGAGCGCTATAGTCAACTGCTCACTGTGCACGAGGGGCTATCGACACTGATTCATTCGTCTGCCGGTATTTCGAACGCTGACGAGGCTGACGCTGTCCTTGAACAAATGATTCACAACGTGTCCGACAACTGTATTCGCATGTATATCTGCCAAGGTGATGGCTATCAGACGTCATCCAACTATACCCGTAACGAAGAGGGCTGGAGCAAAAACGAGAGCTACCGGCAAGCCAATTGGGCGTGGCGTCCGTATTTCATCTCCAACATTCTCATGATGAACGTGCAAAAACAAGGGACGCTGTCCCAAGTCTATACCGACCTGGATACCTCGTATCAAATCCAGACGTTTTCCTGCGCGTTGGGTGAGGGGTATTATTTGTTTTTGGATTTGATGATTTGA
- a CDS encoding DEAD/DEAH box helicase, whose amino-acid sequence MDSMIETSALTVHLSSLPNGSLFLWGSRENGGIWDALDLKHMLFAWHRASFFGTFMEPSEWQNREGIELLPLEALDYFSEPQPVQHLQLHWHTSCADVIRLAPAVRESLAMGRFMPDYEKWKSGEIGWKLQLPEELQALETPAISRWIHALIPEWVDADGVMKDNLRKLEAAYPLMRRAETSGTEVWLDEEDWLVSIGWRQDRTPMRTCLQLAEPDLAHGAGWQLRVLLQDRLAPEVLRTVTTSGEPVAGEQPLPEAWLPELGRVERDAARWLRILPWLDAGDGSLRQTLTEEEAWRFLAEGSVRLVEAGTSVFLPAWWERIRKMRPKLRAKIKSSVGSGRETMFGLSQLMQFDWKLAVGDLELTEEEFRQLLEEKRKLIQIRGNWIQLDPQFMAQVEQIMKRVSKKQGLSFRDVLELHFAGEAGGLLPPEDDPDAARYLDMEVELNEQLRHMVEQLTQTAAIPTMEPPPSFHGSLRHYQVDGISWLLFLRRFGLGGCLADDMGLGKTIQWITYLLTVKETEQPDTPSLLICPTSVLGNWQMELKRFAPSLRVHLHYGPQRLKGPAFQEKIVGKYDLVLTSYTLSHLDEGELSEIAWNSICLDEAQNIKNAYTKQATAIRRLNGYHRIALTGTPIENRLTELWSIFDFANPGYLGTVREFTHRYVNAIERTRDEATIGKVQKLIRPFLLRREKKDPAIQLDLPEKNESKTFISLTAEQGSLYENYIQDMFDRLDKLNAMERRGLILAALTKLKQVCNHPALLLKEGLGTPWSGRSNKLERLLEMVQELRQEGDKCLIFTQFVETGNLLQHVLQQELGEKVLFLHGGTAKAGRDAMIAHFQDATLPDEEQRNVFILSLKAGGIGLNLTAANHVFHYDRWWNPAVENQATDRAFRIGQTRHVQVHKFVTLGTLEERIDEMIERKLGLSQQIVGSGENWITELSTDELRDLFSLRREWVEA is encoded by the coding sequence ATGGATTCGATGATCGAAACCAGCGCGCTGACTGTGCACCTGAGTTCGTTGCCGAACGGCTCGTTATTCCTCTGGGGATCTCGGGAGAACGGCGGAATTTGGGACGCACTTGATCTGAAACATATGCTTTTCGCATGGCATCGCGCCTCGTTCTTCGGGACCTTCATGGAACCGAGCGAATGGCAAAATCGGGAGGGCATCGAGCTGCTCCCGCTAGAAGCGCTCGATTATTTCAGCGAGCCGCAGCCTGTTCAGCATTTGCAGCTGCATTGGCACACGTCCTGTGCCGACGTCATTCGTTTGGCGCCTGCTGTGAGAGAGTCCCTGGCGATGGGACGTTTCATGCCCGACTACGAGAAATGGAAGTCCGGCGAAATCGGCTGGAAGCTGCAGCTGCCCGAGGAGCTGCAAGCGCTGGAGACACCAGCGATTTCACGTTGGATCCACGCCTTGATCCCCGAGTGGGTCGACGCCGACGGCGTCATGAAGGACAATCTGCGCAAGCTCGAAGCTGCGTATCCGTTGATGCGCCGCGCGGAAACCAGCGGCACCGAGGTGTGGCTCGACGAGGAGGACTGGCTCGTCAGCATCGGCTGGCGTCAGGACCGGACGCCGATGCGCACGTGCCTGCAGCTCGCCGAGCCGGACCTGGCGCATGGCGCAGGCTGGCAGCTGCGCGTGCTGCTGCAGGACCGGCTGGCGCCGGAGGTGCTGCGCACCGTGACGACCAGCGGCGAGCCGGTCGCAGGCGAACAGCCACTGCCAGAGGCGTGGCTGCCAGAGCTGGGCCGCGTCGAGCGCGACGCGGCGCGATGGCTGCGCATCCTGCCGTGGCTGGATGCGGGCGATGGCTCCCTCCGTCAGACGTTGACGGAGGAGGAGGCTTGGCGCTTCCTCGCCGAGGGAAGCGTGCGTTTAGTGGAGGCAGGAACAAGCGTGTTCCTGCCCGCGTGGTGGGAGCGCATCCGCAAGATGCGGCCGAAGCTGCGCGCGAAGATCAAGTCTTCCGTCGGTTCTGGACGGGAGACGATGTTCGGGCTGAGCCAGCTGATGCAGTTCGACTGGAAGCTGGCTGTGGGGGATTTGGAGCTGACGGAAGAGGAATTCCGACAGCTCTTGGAGGAGAAGCGCAAGCTGATCCAGATTCGCGGCAACTGGATTCAGCTCGACCCGCAGTTCATGGCCCAGGTCGAGCAGATCATGAAGAGGGTCAGCAAGAAGCAGGGCCTCTCCTTCCGCGATGTGCTGGAGCTGCATTTTGCTGGGGAGGCAGGCGGTTTGCTGCCGCCTGAGGATGATCCCGACGCCGCGCGCTACCTCGACATGGAGGTCGAGCTGAATGAGCAGCTGCGCCACATGGTCGAGCAGCTGACGCAAACCGCAGCGATTCCGACGATGGAGCCGCCACCGAGCTTTCACGGCTCGCTCCGCCATTACCAAGTAGACGGCATCTCTTGGCTCCTGTTCCTTCGCCGCTTCGGCCTAGGCGGTTGCCTAGCCGATGACATGGGTCTCGGAAAGACGATCCAGTGGATCACGTATCTTCTCACGGTGAAAGAGACGGAGCAGCCAGATACGCCATCCCTGTTGATCTGTCCGACTTCTGTGCTGGGCAACTGGCAAATGGAGTTGAAAAGGTTCGCTCCTTCCCTGCGCGTCCATCTTCACTACGGACCGCAGCGGTTGAAAGGCCCTGCTTTTCAGGAGAAAATCGTCGGCAAATACGATTTGGTATTAACGTCTTACACCCTGTCTCATCTAGATGAAGGAGAGCTAAGCGAAATTGCGTGGAACTCCATCTGCCTGGATGAGGCTCAAAATATCAAGAACGCTTATACGAAGCAAGCGACGGCGATACGCCGTTTGAACGGCTATCATCGTATCGCGCTGACAGGAACGCCGATCGAGAATCGGCTGACAGAGCTGTGGTCGATCTTCGACTTCGCGAATCCCGGCTATCTCGGCACGGTGCGCGAATTCACGCATCGCTATGTGAATGCGATTGAACGCACGCGCGATGAGGCGACAATCGGCAAGGTGCAGAAGCTGATCCGGCCGTTCCTCCTGCGCCGCGAGAAAAAAGACCCTGCCATCCAGCTGGACCTGCCCGAGAAGAACGAGTCCAAAACGTTCATCTCGCTGACCGCCGAGCAAGGCTCGTTGTACGAGAACTACATCCAGGATATGTTCGATCGCCTGGATAAGCTGAACGCGATGGAGCGGCGCGGCCTCATTCTCGCCGCGTTAACGAAGCTCAAGCAGGTGTGCAACCACCCTGCCCTGCTGCTCAAAGAAGGGCTCGGCACACCGTGGAGCGGCCGCTCGAACAAGCTGGAGCGCCTGCTCGAGATGGTGCAGGAGCTGCGCCAAGAGGGCGACAAATGCTTGATTTTCACGCAGTTTGTCGAGACGGGCAACCTGCTGCAGCATGTGCTCCAGCAGGAGCTGGGCGAGAAGGTGCTGTTCCTGCACGGCGGAACCGCGAAGGCGGGGCGCGATGCGATGATCGCGCACTTCCAAGACGCAACCTTGCCTGATGAGGAGCAGCGCAATGTGTTCATTCTTTCGCTGAAGGCCGGCGGCATCGGGCTCAACCTGACCGCGGCGAATCATGTGTTCCACTACGATCGTTGGTGGAACCCCGCGGTCGAGAATCAGGCGACGGACCGTGCCTTCCGGATCGGGCAGACGCGCCATGTGCAAGTGCACAAATTCGTCACGCTCGGCACGCTGGAGGAGCGCATCGACGAGATGATCGAGCGTAAGCTGGGCCTCAGCCAGCAGATCGTCGGCTCGGGCGAGAACTGGATCACGGAGCTGTCGACAGACGAGCTGCGGGATCTGTTCTCCTTGCGCCGCGAGTGGGTGGAGGCGTAG
- a CDS encoding ATP-binding protein yields MKTFTRSRISMLYVILIVALLALVSVSNYMASRNMEKENAAIVNDAIPILTTANSLLTNLINQETGLRGYEISQNEQFLEPFNQGRAQTATDLSTMAVLDKKYPTLQIIMDTQVIPAITNLQKYHDTTLELARAGKFDEAKARINGGRTLMDRYRVIHTSIENNIEQITAGAYEASQKAGQTSRMITMVGSLVALLTGGLSIIISIRSLQAEKELRKSEETYRYMAESLEAQNEEIIAQQEEQQLTLAKLSERERDLELISSYQEKLTGYVKMKDFLVHTLPALLDSLAQDAALVVLERHSEDGSVSYEVIHSMGYPKAYVQASRSELFGPAKRVFDEGTTIVHTRDVSGQELGIHGGMTRAVDQYIPLTDDKQAVIGFLLLTSYQCASALDDNQRLTKGLVRQFGLAFYAQVVNDEKIQQANSLAELNDQLTVEKQLLEGQRDLIQNILESAHEGMMMCDSQGTILFANQRMNRYFGLHNRVNENLVACSYEIGAETPSFHGVAASIEALIDRSLSHLTQRFNFQQEDHFQHAELYATVVSEGTEQQGYLFVFRDRTEEERIDEMKNEFISIVSHELRTPLASVLGFIEILLHRELSQEKQKRYMETIYNEAQRLSNLINDFLDLQRMESGRQSYHFAPIQLPSLVKDIAEQWEDKQQHRVVIHHQESELWVRADVDRLRQVFDNLISNAIKYSPAADQIDIHLTAHEGKVTIAIQDYGLGIPQDANEHMFSKFFRVDNSDRRQIGGTGLGLAIVKEIVEGHNGHISYTSEMGHGTTFRIELDQHVLNGLDGKIVIFEDDDNLAKLIKVALNKLSLPSIQLRSAEEGMIALHRCEGEGPLLFIVDIHLEGEKTGWDFIAELYKHPVHAQTPVIVSTALDPPHDYHEKEIEKYLKKPFTMERLVQVAKRLLDNKSSLAYVFPSQNKETLSTTLQRNGIQVVKMQETHDMIEVDISKPSSES; encoded by the coding sequence ATGAAAACTTTTACTAGATCTCGAATCTCCATGCTCTATGTCATCTTAATCGTTGCCTTACTAGCGCTTGTCAGCGTTTCTAACTACATGGCCTCTCGCAATATGGAAAAAGAAAACGCCGCAATTGTGAATGATGCAATCCCTATTCTTACGACGGCCAACAGCTTGTTGACCAACCTGATTAATCAGGAAACAGGTCTACGCGGGTATGAGATCTCCCAGAATGAGCAGTTCTTGGAACCCTTTAACCAAGGTCGAGCGCAGACTGCCACTGATTTAAGCACGATGGCTGTCTTGGACAAGAAATACCCTACCTTGCAGATTATTATGGATACCCAAGTCATTCCTGCGATTACCAATTTACAGAAGTATCATGACACCACATTGGAGCTAGCACGCGCTGGCAAGTTCGACGAGGCGAAAGCCCGGATTAACGGCGGCCGAACCTTAATGGATCGCTATCGCGTCATCCATACGAGCATCGAGAACAATATTGAACAGATCACAGCGGGTGCCTATGAGGCTTCCCAAAAGGCTGGTCAAACGTCCCGCATGATTACGATGGTCGGCAGCCTTGTTGCGCTGCTTACTGGCGGACTATCCATTATTATTTCCATTCGTTCGCTGCAAGCGGAGAAAGAGCTCCGCAAGAGCGAAGAAACGTACCGCTACATGGCAGAGAGCTTGGAAGCGCAGAACGAGGAAATTATTGCCCAACAAGAAGAACAACAGCTCACACTTGCTAAGCTGTCTGAGCGCGAACGCGATTTGGAGCTCATTTCCTCCTACCAGGAGAAATTAACAGGTTATGTGAAGATGAAGGATTTCTTGGTTCACACGCTGCCTGCCCTTTTAGATTCGTTAGCGCAAGACGCTGCACTCGTTGTACTAGAACGTCATTCCGAAGATGGCTCGGTATCCTACGAAGTCATTCATTCCATGGGATATCCGAAGGCTTATGTGCAGGCGTCACGCTCCGAGTTGTTCGGACCTGCCAAGCGCGTATTCGATGAAGGGACGACGATCGTCCATACTCGTGACGTTTCGGGCCAAGAGCTCGGTATTCACGGAGGAATGACACGCGCTGTTGATCAATATATTCCGCTGACGGATGATAAGCAGGCTGTTATCGGCTTCCTTTTACTGACCAGCTATCAATGCGCAAGTGCTCTAGATGATAATCAGCGGTTGACCAAAGGATTAGTGCGCCAATTCGGGCTCGCTTTCTATGCGCAAGTCGTGAATGACGAGAAGATTCAGCAGGCGAATAGCTTGGCTGAGTTGAACGACCAACTGACTGTGGAGAAGCAGCTCTTGGAAGGACAGCGCGATCTCATTCAAAATATTTTGGAATCCGCCCATGAAGGCATGATGATGTGTGATTCGCAGGGCACGATTCTGTTCGCCAATCAACGTATGAATCGCTATTTCGGCCTACATAATCGCGTTAACGAGAATCTTGTTGCCTGCAGCTATGAGATTGGCGCTGAAACACCTAGCTTCCACGGCGTCGCCGCATCCATTGAAGCGCTAATTGACCGTTCGTTGTCCCACTTGACCCAGCGTTTCAATTTTCAGCAAGAGGATCATTTCCAACATGCGGAGCTCTACGCTACGGTTGTGAGCGAAGGCACGGAGCAGCAGGGCTATCTGTTCGTTTTCCGTGACCGTACGGAAGAAGAGCGTATTGATGAGATGAAGAACGAATTCATCTCCATCGTTTCTCATGAGCTTCGAACTCCGCTCGCCAGCGTGCTCGGTTTTATCGAGATTTTACTGCACCGTGAGCTGTCGCAAGAGAAGCAGAAGCGCTATATGGAAACCATTTATAACGAAGCCCAGCGCTTGTCGAATCTCATCAATGATTTCTTGGATCTGCAGCGTATGGAGTCTGGGCGTCAATCGTATCACTTCGCGCCGATCCAATTGCCTTCCCTCGTGAAGGACATCGCCGAGCAGTGGGAAGACAAGCAGCAGCATCGCGTCGTTATCCATCACCAAGAGTCCGAATTATGGGTACGCGCCGATGTGGATCGACTTCGTCAAGTGTTCGACAACCTGATCAGCAACGCCATCAAGTACTCGCCAGCAGCTGATCAGATCGACATTCACCTGACGGCCCATGAAGGCAAAGTCACCATCGCGATTCAAGATTACGGACTAGGCATTCCGCAAGATGCGAATGAGCATATGTTCTCGAAGTTTTTCCGTGTAGACAACTCCGATCGCCGTCAAATCGGCGGTACAGGACTTGGACTTGCGATTGTCAAAGAAATCGTAGAAGGGCACAACGGGCACATCTCTTATACATCCGAAATGGGACACGGCACAACGTTCCGCATAGAGCTTGATCAGCACGTGCTTAATGGGTTGGATGGGAAAATTGTTATTTTCGAAGATGATGATAATTTGGCTAAATTAATTAAAGTCGCCCTGAATAAGCTTAGCCTCCCTTCCATCCAACTGCGTTCTGCGGAAGAGGGCATGATCGCTCTGCACCGTTGTGAAGGCGAAGGTCCCCTTCTCTTCATCGTGGATATTCATCTGGAAGGCGAGAAAACTGGCTGGGATTTCATCGCAGAGCTGTATAAGCATCCTGTTCATGCACAAACACCTGTCATCGTGTCCACCGCTCTGGATCCGCCGCATGACTATCATGAGAAGGAGATCGAGAAATATCTTAAGAAGCCATTCACGATGGAAAGGCTCGTCCAAGTAGCGAAACGTTTGCTTGATAATAAGAGCAGTCTCGCTTACGTGTTCCCATCGCAGAATAAAGAGACGCTCTCCACCACCTTACAGCGCAACGGCATTCAAGTTGTGAAAATGCAAGAAACCCACGATATGATCGAGGTCGATATCTCCAAGCCTTCTTCCGAGTCGTAA